A single window of Haloferax marinisediminis DNA harbors:
- a CDS encoding nitrous oxide reductase accessory protein NosL: MHGAPLDAGRSSSAYTRRTALKALFCGATVGLAGCLGDDTASKPAPVDLSGGKEDDQGGMVIGLHAGPNGQIFYRDHEPDGHPNPAWFHTLSMGLFPYYFEHQQMGWEATAIYVTDYSIVDYTLTTDGGETFISTHTDADTFGDATEMTYVVDSEVNGGMGKDLIPFSVTDDANAFVDEHGGSTVEFADVTSEWLSGYMRS, encoded by the coding sequence ATGCACGGCGCACCTCTCGATGCTGGCCGGTCTTCCAGCGCATACACCCGCAGAACAGCACTGAAAGCACTCTTTTGCGGTGCAACTGTGGGACTCGCTGGCTGTCTCGGGGACGACACCGCGTCGAAGCCAGCGCCAGTCGACCTCTCCGGCGGAAAAGAAGACGACCAGGGAGGCATGGTCATCGGTCTTCACGCCGGCCCAAACGGACAGATATTCTATCGGGACCACGAACCCGACGGACATCCGAACCCTGCGTGGTTCCACACGCTGAGTATGGGGCTGTTCCCCTACTATTTCGAGCACCAACAGATGGGGTGGGAAGCGACGGCCATCTACGTCACCGACTACTCCATCGTCGACTACACCCTCACCACCGATGGCGGAGAGACGTTCATATCGACACACACGGATGCGGATACCTTCGGTGACGCCACCGAGATGACCTACGTCGTCGACAGTGAGGTCAACGGGGGGATGGGAAAGGATCTGATTCCGTTCTCGGTGACGGACGATGCCAACGCGTTCGTCGACGAGCACGGCGGGTCGACCGTCGAATTCGCCGACGTGACGAGCGAGTGGCTCAGCGGATACATGCGGTCGTAG
- a CDS encoding DUF7344 domain-containing protein has protein sequence MTSLSKDELFRILSNSRRRQILYFLHRADEPISLKQLAAMVAARENETPVEDVTDEERQRVYISLYQTHLPKLESAGLVRYDEEERSVSLVSDVATRGFFWMQSEDGRSWSKYYGALGILGWVLILGLWAGLPVFSLLSWAAVAIFVSTALVVLVLAQYLLEEQSGAPPDAFEALVE, from the coding sequence ATGACATCTCTATCCAAAGACGAGCTGTTCAGGATCCTCAGCAACTCGCGTCGGAGGCAAATTCTATATTTCCTCCACCGAGCAGATGAGCCCATCTCGTTGAAACAACTCGCTGCAATGGTCGCCGCCAGGGAGAACGAAACCCCGGTCGAGGACGTGACCGACGAGGAGCGACAACGGGTGTACATCTCGTTGTATCAAACACATCTCCCCAAACTCGAGTCGGCGGGCTTAGTTCGCTACGACGAAGAAGAACGGAGCGTCTCGCTCGTCTCTGACGTTGCTACTCGAGGATTCTTTTGGATGCAGTCCGAGGATGGCCGCTCGTGGAGTAAGTACTATGGCGCGCTCGGGATCCTCGGGTGGGTACTGATTCTCGGACTCTGGGCCGGACTCCCGGTGTTTTCACTTCTCTCGTGGGCTGCAGTCGCCATTTTCGTCTCGACAGCGCTCGTCGTCTTGGTTCTCGCGCAGTATCTCCTCGAAGAGCAGAGTGGCGCCCCGCCAGATGCCTTCGAAGCTCTCGTCGAATAG
- a CDS encoding PadR family transcriptional regulator, translated as MFELTGFQRDLLYVIAGAERPSGQEIKEMISKDVGEVNHGRLYPNLDALVEQGYVNKGQHDRRTNFYEMSEKGRESILARREWEDQHVSFLE; from the coding sequence ATGTTCGAATTGACTGGCTTCCAGCGCGACCTTCTGTACGTCATTGCCGGGGCGGAGCGACCGTCCGGCCAAGAAATCAAAGAGATGATCAGCAAGGACGTCGGCGAAGTAAACCATGGACGGCTCTACCCGAACCTCGACGCGCTCGTAGAACAAGGGTACGTGAACAAAGGGCAACACGACCGACGAACAAACTTCTACGAGATGTCCGAGAAAGGACGAGAGTCGATTCTTGCCCGACGAGAGTGGGAAGATCAACACGTTAGTTTCCTCGAGTAA